One genomic region from Yersinia canariae encodes:
- a CDS encoding HP1 family phage holin: protein MEKISSAVAYVLALILAFIGALSPQDIAFYVAAVAAAATCLINWYYRRKSYFLLKELGIRREVFDELNR from the coding sequence ATGGAGAAAATCAGCTCTGCGGTAGCTTATGTCTTGGCGCTGATACTGGCGTTTATTGGCGCACTGAGTCCGCAAGATATTGCGTTTTATGTGGCGGCGGTGGCTGCTGCGGCGACCTGTCTTATTAACTGGTACTACCGGCGCAAGAGTTATTTCTTGCTGAAAGAGTTGGGTATCAGGCGGGAGGTGTTCGATGAACTCAATCGTTAA
- a CDS encoding lysozyme: MNSIVKRCLVGVILALAATLPNYQALKTSAAGLKLIADYEGCQLNAYQCSANVWTNGIGHTAGVKPGSVISERQVAVNLVADVQRVEQAIAVCMPVAMPQPVYDAVVSFAFNVGTGAACRSTLAFFVNKGDWRNACNQLPRWVYVNGVKTKGLERRRTTEQTHCLSGV; the protein is encoded by the coding sequence ATGAACTCAATCGTTAAGCGCTGTCTGGTCGGGGTCATTTTGGCGCTGGCCGCCACCTTGCCAAACTACCAAGCGTTAAAAACATCGGCCGCCGGGCTAAAACTGATTGCTGATTATGAGGGCTGCCAGCTCAACGCCTACCAGTGCAGCGCCAACGTCTGGACAAACGGCATCGGCCACACGGCCGGAGTCAAGCCGGGCAGCGTTATCAGTGAGCGACAGGTGGCGGTCAATCTGGTGGCGGATGTGCAGCGGGTCGAGCAGGCAATCGCGGTGTGTATGCCGGTTGCCATGCCACAACCGGTGTATGACGCGGTAGTGAGTTTCGCCTTTAACGTCGGCACAGGTGCGGCCTGTCGCTCGACGCTGGCCTTTTTTGTCAACAAGGGCGACTGGCGCAACGCCTGCAATCAGTTACCGCGCTGGGTGTACGTCAATGGCGTAAAAACCAAAGGGCTAGAGCGTCGCCGCACCACCGAACAAACACACTGCCTGAGCGGGGTCTGA
- a CDS encoding terminase endonuclease subunit translates to MTSPARRHFIQQSAIAASQLRDNPLRHATGYELMLLKLNEDKRKLKQVRSQERKAELKRQLLPDYLPWVSGVLSEGKGAQDAILMTVMIWRLDAGDIPGALDIARYALRYQLVPTDRFTRSTAYLIAEEVAESAGRAYATGKPVDVDHLLQTIELMEDEDMPDQVRAKLHKMTGYVLRDSGRGELALSHLHRALQLHTGCGVKKDIERLAVKLKNAASR, encoded by the coding sequence ATGACCAGTCCTGCGCGTCGCCACTTTATCCAACAGTCGGCTATTGCCGCCTCACAGCTACGGGATAACCCGTTGCGTCATGCCACTGGCTACGAGCTGATGTTGCTCAAGCTCAATGAAGATAAACGCAAGCTAAAACAGGTGCGTTCACAAGAGCGTAAAGCCGAGCTGAAACGCCAGCTATTGCCGGATTACCTGCCGTGGGTGTCGGGTGTGTTGAGTGAGGGGAAAGGCGCGCAGGACGCCATTTTAATGACGGTCATGATTTGGCGTCTGGATGCCGGGGACATCCCCGGCGCACTGGATATCGCCCGCTATGCCCTGCGTTATCAGTTAGTGCCAACCGACAGATTTACTCGCTCGACAGCTTACCTGATTGCCGAGGAAGTGGCCGAGTCGGCCGGGCGCGCCTATGCCACCGGTAAGCCGGTTGATGTTGACCATCTGCTACAAACCATTGAGCTGATGGAAGACGAGGACATGCCCGACCAAGTGCGCGCCAAACTGCACAAAATGACCGGTTATGTGTTGCGTGACAGTGGCCGGGGCGAACTGGCCCTGTCCCATCTTCACCGCGCACTCCAACTGCACACCGGTTGTGGCGTCAAGAAAGACATTGAGCGGCTGGCCGTGAAGTTAAAGAACGCCGCCAGCCGCTAA
- the lysB gene encoding Rz-like lysis system protein LysB (The gene for this Rz-like phage lysis system protein may overlap extensively with the gene for the other spanin subunit, the Rz1-like protein in the outer membrane.) yields MRTLILLLIWVLMMAVLAWHAHSLKKDLDSATLVIGTLSAGIESRDNAITRLQDEARQQAENEQALRQSLSHASTLSLSREQKIQRLLNENKALRDWFATALPADVIRLHQRPAFASPNDYLRWLSDGEQLPAAGQQSGG; encoded by the coding sequence ATGCGCACATTAATTCTGTTATTGATATGGGTTTTGATGATGGCAGTGCTGGCATGGCATGCCCATAGTCTGAAAAAAGACTTAGACAGCGCCACGCTGGTGATTGGCACTTTATCCGCTGGGATTGAAAGCCGGGACAACGCGATCACCCGCCTGCAAGATGAGGCCCGGCAACAGGCAGAAAATGAGCAGGCACTACGGCAATCACTGAGCCATGCCAGCACCTTGTCATTATCCCGTGAACAAAAAATACAAAGGTTACTCAATGAAAATAAAGCCCTGCGTGATTGGTTCGCTACTGCTTTGCCTGCTGATGTTATCCGGCTGCACCAGCGCCCCGCGTTCGCCAGCCCCAACGATTATTTACGTTGGCTGTCCGACGGTGAACAGTTGCCCGCTGCCGGGCAGCAGTCCGGCGGTTAA
- a CDS encoding head completion/stabilization protein has protein sequence MTTVVIPAPKPDKTAEPVIENTFFWPAVDPIKLRELLRLEGTVTAERLRFTIKGAIAEVNAELFEYRRDQMVAGFKTLAEVQAEQLDGESILLAEYQRAVCAITAALLAERYRGYDASARGDKRAEAIESTVDELWRDARISIRNIAGQPHSIIGLI, from the coding sequence ATGACCACTGTTGTTATCCCCGCGCCAAAGCCCGACAAAACGGCTGAACCGGTGATTGAAAATACCTTTTTCTGGCCTGCGGTTGACCCGATAAAACTGCGCGAGCTGTTGCGCCTTGAGGGAACCGTCACCGCTGAGCGACTGCGTTTTACCATCAAAGGCGCAATCGCCGAGGTTAACGCCGAGCTGTTCGAGTACCGCCGTGACCAGATGGTGGCAGGTTTTAAAACACTGGCCGAGGTGCAGGCCGAACAACTGGACGGCGAAAGCATCCTGCTAGCCGAGTACCAGCGGGCGGTCTGCGCCATTACGGCCGCGCTGCTGGCCGAGCGCTATCGCGGTTATGACGCCAGCGCGCGCGGTGATAAACGCGCGGAGGCCATTGAAAGCACGGTTGATGAGTTGTGGCGTGATGCGCGGATTAGCATTCGCAACATTGCCGGTCAGCCTCACAGCATTATTGGCCTTATCTGA
- a CDS encoding tail protein X: MRVYALQGDTLDALCWRHYGRTQDVLEQVYDANPGLSELGAILPHGYPVELPDMAPAAQRETVQLWD; the protein is encoded by the coding sequence ATGCGGGTTTACGCGTTGCAAGGCGACACGCTCGACGCATTGTGCTGGCGGCATTATGGCCGCACCCAAGATGTGCTGGAGCAAGTCTATGACGCAAATCCGGGGCTGTCGGAACTGGGGGCCATTCTGCCCCACGGTTATCCGGTGGAATTGCCCGACATGGCCCCGGCGGCCCAACGTGAAACCGTTCAATTATGGGATTGA